One region of Populus trichocarpa isolate Nisqually-1 chromosome 4, P.trichocarpa_v4.1, whole genome shotgun sequence genomic DNA includes:
- the LOC7456824 gene encoding B3 domain-containing protein At2g33720: MEKHGGFGRGEVPWNQPRNKESAEELERSRVAFNLRRMRTSYTLGDLLEESSRGVSTHLSLYHHYDPFTIKKKMKPSDLGNLCRLLVPSDLVEKYILPFLNTDQIKQVNQETNLGLKVSVWDMNTQSMHQLVFKRWSTSRSYIFNDGWTKDFVRRRNLVEGDEIGLYWDTYHSRFNFNVLSRAAAAAS; the protein is encoded by the coding sequence ATGGAGAAACATGGGGGATTTGGTAGAGGAGAAGTCCCGTGGAATCAGCCAAGAAACAAAGAATCTGCGGAAGAGTTGGAGAGATCGAGGGTGGCTTTTAATCTTAGGAGGATGAGAACGTCCTACACCCTGGGGGATCTGTTAGAGGAGAGTTCTCGTGGGGTATCAACTCATCTAAGTTTATATCATCATTATGATCCATTCACGatcaagaagaagatgaaaccaaGTGATTTGGGTAATTTATGCAGGCTGCTTGTGCCTTCAGATTTGGTGGAGAAGTATATCTTGCCTTTCTTGAATACGGATCAAATCAAACAGGTGAATCAAGAAACCAATTTGGGTTTGAAGGTCAGTGTTTGGGATATGAACACACAGAGCATGCATCAGTTGGTCTTCAAGAGATGGAGCACGTCGAGGAGTTATATTTTCAATGATGGCTGGACAAAAGACTTCGTTAGAAGGAGGAATCTCGTTGAAGGTGATGAAATTGGACTCTATTGGGACACTTATCACTCTAGGTTTAATTTCAATGTTCTAAGTagggctgctgctgctgctagcTGA